DNA sequence from the Entomomonas asaccharolytica genome:
GCAAGTCATTTTAGCGGTGATGGGTACGCAAGTTTTGCTGGCTGCTTTCTGTTTCTGGTATTTTCTGCCTAGCTCAAAGCATTTTCATAGCACCCCTTTACAGCTTAATAAATTATTTCATGGTTATCTTCATCATCTTACCTCACCCAAATTACCTTGGTTATTTTTATTAGGTTTGTTATTAATGGGTGGCTTTGTTACTTTACTAAACTATATTACCTATTACCTACTAGCCCCTCCTTACTTACTAAGCCAAGCTATGATTGGATTATTTTCTTTGGTTTATTTAGCAGGTATGTATAGTTCTACACAATTTGGCTTATTAGCAGACCAGCAAGGACAAAGTAAAGTACTGTGGATTGCCATTAGTATTATGCTACTGGGTATTTTAATTACCTTAGTACCTCATCCACTTATTATCTTTTTAGGAATGCTAATCCTCACCTTTGGCTTTTTTGGGGCGCACTCAGTGATTAGTAGTTGGATTGGTCGCCTAGCCCAACAAGCGAAGGGGCAAGCCTCATCGCTTTACTTATTTTGCTATTATATGGGCTCCAGTATACTAGGTACGGCTGGCGGACTCGCTTGGACAAACTACAATTGGCAAGGCGTAGTAGCCTTTATTAGTGGTTTATTGATAATTAGCCTTGCTCTTGCATTATGGCTTAAAAAGCCTATTAGCAACCATTAAGGCTTTTTCTGTAACAACTGTTGTTTAGCTTGTAACCAATTAAATGATTCA
Encoded proteins:
- a CDS encoding MFS transporter; translation: MNNNSYIEQGSKAFWQVSLTLFLGGFTTFALLYGIQPMMPLFSQDFTITAAESSLVLSVAATTLAFGLLLTGPLSDSYGRKGIMVIALLATALFTIVSAITPNWTMLLISRALVGLSLSGLVAIGMTYLSEEISPNNLGVAIGIYIAGNALGGMCGRMITGFVIDYIHWQVILAVMGTQVLLAAFCFWYFLPSSKHFHSTPLQLNKLFHGYLHHLTSPKLPWLFLLGLLLMGGFVTLLNYITYYLLAPPYLLSQAMIGLFSLVYLAGMYSSTQFGLLADQQGQSKVLWIAISIMLLGILITLVPHPLIIFLGMLILTFGFFGAHSVISSWIGRLAQQAKGQASSLYLFCYYMGSSILGTAGGLAWTNYNWQGVVAFISGLLIISLALALWLKKPISNH